The Mustela erminea isolate mMusErm1 chromosome 6, mMusErm1.Pri, whole genome shotgun sequence genome includes a region encoding these proteins:
- the AMIGO2 gene encoding amphoterin-induced protein 2: MSLRLHTLPTLPGVVRRGCRELLCLLVITVTVSRSASGVCPTACICATDIVSCTNKNLSKVPGNLFRLIKRLDLSYNRIGLLDAEWIPVSFVKLNTLIIRHNNITSVATGSFSTTPNLKCLDLSSNKLKTLKSAVFQELKVLEVLLLYNNHISYLDPSAFGGLSQLQKLYLSGNFLTQFPMDLYVGRFKLAELMFLDVSYNRIPSLPMHHINLVPGKQLRGIYLHGNPFVCDCSLYSLLIFWYRRHFSSVMDFKNDYTCRLWSDSKHSQQVLLLQDSFLNCSDSIINGSFRALGFIHEAQVGERLIVPCDSKTSNANTDFIWVHPDNRLLEPDKELENFHVFRNGSLVIESPRFEDAGVYSCIAMNRQRLLNETVDVTINVSNFTVNKSHAHEAFNTAFTTLAACVASIVLVLLYLYLTPCPCKCKTKRQKNNLNQSNAHASILNPGPASDTPADERKAGAGKRVVFLEPLKDTAAGQNGKVRLFPSEPVIAEGILKSTRVKSDSDSVNSVFSDTPFVASA, translated from the coding sequence ATGTCTTTACGTTTACACACGCTGCCCACCCTGCCTGGAGTTGTCAGACGGGGCTGCAGGGAGCTGCTGTGTTTGTTGGTGATCACGGTGACCGTGAGCCGTAGCGCCTCCGGGGTGTGCCCCACTGCTTGCATCTGTGCCACGGACATCGTGAGCTGCACCAACAAAAACCTGTCCAAGGTGCCTGGGAACCTTTTCAGACTGATTAAGAGGCTGGATCTGAGCTATAACAGAATCGGGCTCCTGGATGCCGAGTGGATTCCAGTATCATTTGTTAAGCTGAACACCCTCATTATTCGTCATAACAACATCACCAGCGTAGCCACAGGCAGTTTTTCCACAACTCCAAATCTGAAGTGTCTTGACTTATCGTCCAACAAGCTAAAGACCCTGAAAAGTGCAGTGTTCCAAGAGTTAAAGGTTCTGGAAGTGCTCCTGCTTTACAACAATCACATTTCCTATCTGGATCCCTCAGCTTTTGGAGGGCTCTCCCAGTTGCAAAAACTCTACTTAAGTGGAAACTTTCTTACGCAGTTCCCCATGGATTTGTATGTTGGAAGGTTCAAGCTGGCAGAACTGATGTTTCTAGATGTTTCTTATAACCGAATCCCCTCCCTGCCAATGCACCACATTAATTTAGTACCAGGAAAACAGCTGAGAGGCATCTACCTTCATGGAAACCCATTTGTCTGTGACTGTTCCCTTTATTCATTGCTGATCTTTTGGTATCGCAGACACTTTAGCTCAGTGATGGATTTTAAGAATGATTATACCTGTCGCCTGTGGTCTGACTCCAAGCACTCCCAGCAGGTGCTTCTGCTCCAGGATAGCTTTCTGAATTGCTCGGACAGCATCATCAATGGCTCCTTCCGTGCACTTGGCTTTATTCATGAAGCTCAAGTCGGGGAAAGGCTGATTGTCCCCTGTGACAGCAAGACAAGCAATGCAAATACCGATTTCATTTGGGTCCATCCGGATAACAGGCTGCTGGAGCCCGATAAAGAGCTGGAGAACTTTCACGTGTTTCGCAATGGAAGTCTGGTCATAGAAAGTCCTCGTTTTGAGGACGCTGGAGTCTATTCCTGTATCGCCATGAACAGGCAGCGCCTCTTAAACGAGACAGTGGATGTCACCATCAACGTAAGCAATTTCACCGTAAACAAATCCCATGCCCACGAGGCATTTAACACAGCATTCACCACCCTGGCAGCCTGCGTGGCCAGTATCGTTTTGGTACTTTTGTACCTCTATCTGACGCCGTGTCCTTGCAAGTGTAAAaccaagagacaaaaaaataatctcaacCAAAGCAATGCCCATGCGTCTATTCTCAACCCCGGCCCTGCCAGCGACACCCCCGCTGACGAACGGAAGGCAGGGGCTGGGAAAAGAGTGGTGTTTTTGGAACCCCTGAAGGATACCGCTGCAGGGCAGAATGGCAAAGTCAGGCTCTTTCCCAGTGAACCAGTCATAGCTGAGGGCATCCTGAAGTCCACGAGGGTGAAATCCGACTCCGATTCGGTCAATTCTGTGTTTTCAGACACACCCTTTGTGGCGTCCGCTTAA